A genomic window from Elusimicrobia bacterium HGW-Elusimicrobia-1 includes:
- the nadC gene encoding nicotinate-nucleotide diphosphorylase (carboxylating) has protein sequence MRINKIISAALTEDRAFSDATCALLPPRAAKAGAIAVMTARETGVVCGLGVAAGVFRATSRRVRVEILVPDGKKVARGEVLLKARGPLRALLAAERTALNFAGRLSGIATLTARFVEAARGTRARIFDTRKTTPCLRELEKSAVRAGGGRNHRMNLADMILVKDNHLAVVPDPLLWVKAARRRRKQIEIECDSITRLPAVAAAAPDIILLDNMKPPVLRRAIAYIRKFRPSAQIEVSGGVNIKTVRGIARLGPDRISVGALTHSAPSLDLSLEIKS, from the coding sequence ATGCGAATAAATAAAATAATTTCCGCGGCCTTGACGGAAGACAGAGCGTTCAGCGACGCCACTTGCGCGCTTTTGCCGCCCCGCGCTGCGAAAGCCGGGGCCATTGCCGTGATGACGGCCCGCGAGACAGGAGTGGTCTGCGGTCTCGGTGTCGCCGCCGGTGTTTTTCGCGCGACGTCCCGCCGCGTCCGTGTCGAAATTCTTGTCCCCGACGGAAAAAAGGTCGCGCGCGGCGAAGTACTTCTTAAAGCGCGCGGGCCGCTTCGGGCGCTTCTTGCCGCCGAAAGAACCGCTTTGAATTTCGCCGGACGGCTTTCGGGAATCGCCACGCTCACCGCGCGATTCGTCGAGGCCGCGCGCGGAACCCGCGCCCGCATATTCGACACGCGCAAAACGACTCCGTGTCTCAGGGAACTCGAAAAGTCCGCCGTCCGGGCCGGAGGCGGCCGCAATCATCGGATGAATCTTGCGGATATGATTCTGGTCAAGGACAACCACTTGGCGGTCGTTCCGGACCCGCTCCTGTGGGTTAAAGCCGCCCGCCGTCGTCGGAAACAAATCGAAATAGAGTGCGACTCCATAACTCGGCTTCCCGCCGTCGCGGCCGCCGCGCCGGACATTATCCTGCTCGACAATATGAAGCCGCCGGTTCTGCGACGGGCGATAGCTTATATAAGGAAATTCCGCCCGTCCGCGCAAATTGAGGTGTCGGGCGGAGTGAATATTAAAACTGTCCGCGGGATAGCGCGGCTCGGACCGGACAGAATTTCCGTCGGAGCGCTCACGCATTCGGCGCCGTCGCTGGATCTGTCGCTTGAAATAAAGAGTTAA
- a CDS encoding biotin--[acetyl-CoA-carboxylase] ligase, with protein MPDSVRKKIFRELKKGALVSGEALAGAIGVSRADVNKHIKKLREMGCDIHAARKSGYIMKSGPDKITFDNLELALSDDIPGLCFVNLTKTDSTQTRVKALAEKGSAEWLVVRAGEQTAAYGRLRRRWESSPGGLWFSVLLRPNMAPSAAPAFSPAFSLAVRAAVERASGVKCYVKWPNDVLAKNRSGEFVKIAGIITEISADSQKIHWLAVGCGLNVSNKVPSGALFAASSLLEAGAPPSVEPARILAGILAAAKDVYDRYSRGGFAQFVREYDTYNALGGRAVAAETFDGETEGAVKGVDNEGRLILETSSGLKTITAGDVTIKKA; from the coding sequence ATGCCGGATTCAGTCAGAAAAAAAATATTCCGCGAACTTAAAAAGGGCGCTCTGGTGTCAGGCGAAGCCCTTGCCGGGGCCATCGGCGTGTCCCGGGCGGACGTCAACAAACATATAAAAAAACTCCGTGAAATGGGCTGCGATATTCACGCGGCCAGAAAGTCGGGCTACATTATGAAATCCGGCCCGGATAAAATCACATTCGATAATCTCGAACTGGCGCTTTCCGACGATATTCCGGGATTGTGTTTCGTCAATCTGACCAAAACGGATTCCACGCAGACGCGCGTCAAGGCGCTGGCCGAGAAGGGCTCCGCCGAATGGCTTGTCGTTCGCGCCGGCGAGCAGACCGCCGCCTACGGCCGGCTCCGCCGCCGCTGGGAATCTTCTCCGGGCGGTCTGTGGTTCTCAGTGTTGCTCAGGCCAAATATGGCTCCGTCCGCCGCGCCCGCGTTTTCGCCCGCGTTTTCCCTTGCGGTTCGCGCGGCGGTGGAGCGCGCGAGCGGAGTTAAATGTTACGTTAAATGGCCCAACGACGTGCTTGCGAAAAACCGCTCCGGCGAGTTCGTTAAAATCGCGGGGATAATAACCGAGATATCGGCCGATTCGCAGAAAATACACTGGCTGGCCGTCGGATGCGGGCTCAATGTTTCAAACAAAGTTCCGTCGGGCGCGCTGTTCGCGGCCTCGTCTCTTCTTGAAGCGGGCGCGCCGCCGTCCGTCGAGCCCGCGCGGATTCTGGCCGGGATACTCGCGGCAGCCAAAGACGTTTACGACAGGTACTCTCGCGGCGGCTTCGCGCAGTTCGTCCGCGAGTATGACACATACAACGCCCTGGGCGGCCGCGCCGTCGCGGCGGAAACTTTCGACGGAGAGACGGAAGGCGCGGTAAAAGGCGTCGACAACGAGGGGCGGTTGATTCTTGAAACATCGTCGGGGTTAAAGACCATAACGGCGGGCGACGTCACCATCAAAAAGGCGTGA